The Candidatus Binatia bacterium genomic interval TTCGGCTTCGTCCATGTCGTGTGTCGTGATCAGAACCGTCATGCCGTAGTCGCGCCTGAGGTCCCGCAAGCGATCCCACACGGAATGGCGTGCCAAGGGATCGAGCCCGATCGTCGGCTCGTCCAAAAACAGGATCGCCGGACGGTGCAGCATGGCCTGGGCAAGCTCCAGCCTGCGGATCATACCGCCGGAATAGGTTTTCACGAGCTTGTGCGCCGAATCGGTGAGCCCCATGAAGTCGAGCGCGTCGCCGATGCGCACGCGTCTTTCCGCGCGGGGCAAGCCATAGAGCTTGGCCGACAGGAGCAGGTTCTCGTAGCCTGTCAGGGCGCCGTCGGCCGACAGGAGCTGAGGCACATAGCCGATGCGCCCCCTGACCGCTGCTGGAGACTTGATGATGTCGAAACCTCCGACCTCCGCATTCCCGGATGTTGGCGCCAGCAGGGTGGTGAGCATCTTGATCACCGTGGTTTTGCCCGCGCCGTTGGCGCCTAGCAGCCCGAAGATCTCGCCATACGGAATCCCCAGGTCGATGTGATCCACCGCGGTCAAGTTACCGAACCGGCGTGTCAGTTCGGTCGCCTTGACTGCGAACCCAGCGGTCGTGTTCATGTACACAGGGAGTTCCCCAGAGCGATTTGAAGTCTCATGCCCCTAACCGTGTATTATGGAGTCGTGCTTGGGGATGGTGAAATAGAAAACGGCGCTGTGATCGACTGCCCCCTCGGCCCACACCCTGCCTCCGTGGCGGTGAATGATGCGCTGCACTGTGGCGAGCCCGATGCCGGTGCCTTCGAAGTCATCGGCGCTATGTAAACGTTGGAAGGCGCCGAAGAGCTTACCGGCATAGGCCATATCGAATCGCGCCCCGTCGTCGCGCACGACAGACCTGACCCACTATGCTCGCCTGTAGGGCGCTAAACCGTTCTGGAACTGTCACTCCAGGTGAACCGGCCGCCAGGATTTGTCCGGATTGAACCGGGTCATCTGCCGGGCCAGCCTGGCCGTGTTGGTCCCGAGATCCTTTTGGTAGATGACGCCTTGGTGATTGATGATCAGGGTGCGGACTC includes:
- a CDS encoding ATP-binding cassette domain-containing protein, translating into MNTTAGFAVKATELTRRFGNLTAVDHIDLGIPYGEIFGLLGANGAGKTTVIKMLTTLLAPTSGNAEVGGFDIIKSPAAVRGRIGYVPQLLSADGALTGYENLLLSAKLYGLPRAERRVRIGDALDFMGLTDSAHKLVKTYSGGMIRRLELAQAMLHRPAILFLDEPTIGLDPLARHSVWDRLRDLRRDYGMTVLITTHDMDEAE